ATTTTCTTCATGAAAAATATAAATTGATCTATGATCCTTATAATGAAGTTATTATTACCAATGGTGCATCACAAGCAATCGATACTGCGCTTCGGACCATATTGAACCCGGGGGATGAAGTGTTGATTCCCGCACCCGTATATCCTGCATATGCTCCTGTGATTGAGATGGCAGGAGGTTATCCGGTATTTATAGACACGAGAAATACTGGTTTTAAACTGACCGTCTCTCAGATTCAAGCCCATGAATCGAATCGAACCAAAGCGGTCATTTTGCCATATCCTTCTAATCCAACCGGTGTTGTTCTCAGTAAAACTGAACTGGGGACTCTTGCATCTTACCTGGCTGAAAAACCATATTTTGTATTGGCAGATGAGATTTATTCCGAATTGAATGCTTCAGGTGTTCATCATTCCATTGCAAATGAACCCGGCATGAGAAAACAAACCATCGTGATCAACGGTGTGAGTAAATCTCATGCCATGACAGGTTGGAGAATTGGTTTTCTGATGGCGCCTGCTGAAATCGCTTCTGAAATGCTGAAAGTTCACCAGTACAATGTCAGTTGTGCCAGTTCCGTCTCTCAACATGCTGCTCTGGCAGCTATGACAAATGGAAAAAATGATGCGAATGAGATGAGAATGGCCTATGATGAACGAAGAGATTTTATCATTCGCAGACTTCAGGATCTGAATATCCCGGTGACGAAGCCTGATGGCGCATTTTATGCGTTCCCATCGATTTCAGGTACGGGACTCAGTTCTATGGACTTTGCCCTGAAACTGCTGGAGGAGGAACGTTTGGCAGTAGTTCCAGGAGATGCTTTTTCACATCTTGGTGAAGGTTATATCAGATTATCCTATGCTTATCATATGGATGAACTGAATGAGGGTATGAGAAGACTGCAAGCTTTTTGGAGTCGAATCAAACGATAAGTGACAGAAACTGGACAGACGTCCGGTTTCTTTTCTTTGTAAAAGGGTACAATGAATATAGAGTAAGCCACTCGCTTTTCAATGAATGTGTTAACATGATAAACTACGTATGGAAACGTTTAACACCACAATGGTATTATTAAATACACGAGAATAACGGAGGTTTCAAAACATGTCGGATCAGGAATTAGCCAATCGTAAAGGATGGGAACAGTTTACAGGTGTTAACCTTGCCTATATGTTGGAACAATACGAACGATTTGAATCAGATCCAGATCAAGTGGAAGAAAAATTAAAATCATTTTTTGAACGCTTTGGTCCCTACAAGGATGAAGGCCAAAAGGTGCGCCCTGATGCAAGAACATCAAGTAGTTCAATCGATTACAAAACAGTTATTAAAGCTTCAGAATTGGCAGAGTCTATTCGTCGTAATGGTCACCTTGTTGCGGATATCATGCCAATTGAAGAGGACCATAGGCCCGATGGATTATTTAGGTTATCGGATTTTGACTTAACAAAAGAGCAAGTTTCAGAATTGCCAGGGGAACTCCTGTC
This Salisediminibacterium beveridgei DNA region includes the following protein-coding sequences:
- a CDS encoding aminotransferase class I/II-fold pyridoxal phosphate-dependent enzyme; its protein translation is MANYIGERAKSLQISGIRQFFNRVQQYPDAIQLTLGMPDFKTPEHIKRAASEAIQNNHTTYTPNAGILSLRKAVSDFLHEKYKLIYDPYNEVIITNGASQAIDTALRTILNPGDEVLIPAPVYPAYAPVIEMAGGYPVFIDTRNTGFKLTVSQIQAHESNRTKAVILPYPSNPTGVVLSKTELGTLASYLAEKPYFVLADEIYSELNASGVHHSIANEPGMRKQTIVINGVSKSHAMTGWRIGFLMAPAEIASEMLKVHQYNVSCASSVSQHAALAAMTNGKNDANEMRMAYDERRDFIIRRLQDLNIPVTKPDGAFYAFPSISGTGLSSMDFALKLLEEERLAVVPGDAFSHLGEGYIRLSYAYHMDELNEGMRRLQAFWSRIKR